From Anopheles darlingi chromosome 2, idAnoDarlMG_H_01, whole genome shotgun sequence, the proteins below share one genomic window:
- the LOC125949396 gene encoding uncharacterized protein LOC125949396 gives MSRDILSACCWPMAGYPCTNPVEKPRITLVQERTDTDGSFLIATLLTNYLKLSPRNHVVLFATHQNASHYTSACQKLTFNTSAAIESGQLCIVDVLAQLYGDACNACDGGNTPAADGNKLLQSIIERLRVLSPTQDTLVIVDDLGFFTNLHPTSEDEVIDFAEELLCTTFQAVQHIVIKVNISECYRRLCAYVCDLAQVNITLEPLPSGNFREVDGRLTVDRLAPGTDSDLMVLREHHRTLLYKVCDRQIRTFLSGELGIKNL, from the coding sequence ATGTCAAGAGATATTCTATCCGcgtgctgctggccgatgGCCGGCTACCCCTGCACCAACCCAGTCGAGAAACCGCGCATCACACTGGTGCAGGAGCGAACTGATACGGATGGAAGTTTCCTGATTGCGACGCTGCTGACCAACTATTTAAAACTATCACCCCGCAACCATGTGGTCCTGTTTGCTACCCATCAAAACGCATCCCATTACACCAGCGCCTGCCAGAAGCTAACCTTCAACACGTCTGCCGCCATCGAGTCGGGTCAGCTGTGCATCGTCGATGTGCTGGCCCAGCTGTACGGCGACGCCTGTAACGCCTGCGACGGCGGCAACACTCCGGCAGCCGATGGCAACAAGCTACTGCAATCAATCATCGAGCGGTTGCGGGTGCTATCGCCAACACAGGACACCCTGGTCATAGTGGACGATCTTGGGTTCTTCACAAATCTGCACCCTACCAGTGAGGACGAGGTGATCGATTTCGCCGAAGAGCTACTGTGCACCACATTCCAAGCGGTCCAACACATCGTAATCAAGGTCAACATATCGGAGTGCTATCGGCGGCTGTGTGCCTACGTTTGCGATCTGGCCCAGGTTAACATCACCCTCGAGCCGCTACCATCGGGTAACTTCCGGGAAGTGGATGGTCGCTTGACTGTCGACCGGCTAGCGCCAGGGACAGACAGTGACCTGATGGTGCTGCGCGAGCATCATAGAACGCTGCTGTACAAAGTGTGCGACCGTCAAATCCGCACCTTTCTTTCGGGAGAACTTGGAATAAAAAATCTATAA